One region of Pseudomonas alvandae genomic DNA includes:
- a CDS encoding RNA-binding S4 domain-containing protein: MAQKSEEDDKVRLDKWLWAARFYKTRALAKAAIESGKVHHRGERCKPGKEPRIGDEYVIRTGFDEKTVVVEALSIVRRGAPEAQTLYRETEASVAKREAAAAQRKAGALGVSTDGKPSKKQRRDLFKFHGSNSE; the protein is encoded by the coding sequence GTGGCACAAAAAAGCGAAGAGGATGACAAGGTCCGTCTCGATAAATGGTTGTGGGCGGCACGATTCTACAAGACCCGAGCCTTGGCCAAGGCCGCCATTGAAAGCGGCAAGGTCCATCACCGGGGCGAGCGTTGCAAGCCTGGCAAAGAGCCACGTATCGGTGACGAATACGTCATCCGTACCGGTTTTGATGAAAAAACCGTGGTTGTCGAAGCCTTGTCCATCGTGCGTCGCGGCGCGCCGGAAGCTCAAACGCTATACCGCGAGACCGAAGCCAGCGTCGCCAAGCGCGAAGCTGCTGCCGCCCAGCGCAAGGCCGGTGCCCTGGGCGTCAGCACCGACGGCAAGCCGAGCAAGAAGCAGCGTCGGGACCTGTTCAAGTTTCATGGCAGCAACAGCGAGTAA